A genomic segment from Canis aureus isolate CA01 chromosome 4, VMU_Caureus_v.1.0, whole genome shotgun sequence encodes:
- the IFIT2 gene encoding interferon-induced protein with tetratricopeptide repeats 2, translated as MSESTRKALESCLWQLKCHFTWTLVDGGKSLDDFEDKVCDATEFQNNEFKATVFNILAYIKHRRGHNKAALECLWQAEELIQREHSDQAEIRSLVTWGNYAWVYYHLGRFADAQIYVDKVRRVCEKSHSPYSLESPELDFQEGWARLQCGRKHNERAKVCFEKALERNPKNPEFISGLAIASYRLETWPLPQNPINPLRRAIRLNPDNQYVKVLLALKLQKMKEEGEGESLIEEVLEETSCATDVLCGAAKLYQRKGALDKAVELLKKALEGMPNNAYLHWHIGCLYRTKVLDLLQDTGKNEMYGKREKLEEAMGQAVYHLKRVDEANANLSCVCSYLACLYAQAGQYDKAEHYFQKEFSKELSPGAKQVLHLRYGNFQLYEMKREDKAIHHFIEGMKIDQKSKEKEKMKNKLQKIACIRLSKNRTDSVALHLLAFLQELNGEMQPAENSERHLDSRSFIPPASFAEE; from the exons ATGAG CGAGAGCACCAGGAAGGCCTTAGAGAGCTGCCTATGGCAACTGAAATGCCATTTCACCTGGACCTTGGTGGATGGAGGAAAGTCCCTGGATGATTTTGAAGACAAAGTGTGCGATGCAACTGAATTCCAGAACAATGAGTTCAAAGCCACAGTGTTCAACATACTGGCCTACATAAAACACCGCAGAGGCCACAACAAGGCAGCCCTGGAATGCCtctggcaggcagaggagctgaTCCAGCGGGAGCACTCTGATCAAGCAGAGATCCGAAGTCTGGTCACCTGGGGTAACTATGCCTGGGTCTACTATCACCTGGGCAGATTTGCAGATGCTCAGATTTACGTGGACAAGGTAAGACGAGTATGTGAGAAGTCTCACAGCCCCTACAGCTTAGAGAGCCCTGAACTAGACTTCCAGGAGGGGTGGGCCCGGTTACAGTGTGGCAGGAAGCACAACGAGAGGGCCAAGGTGTGCTTTGAGAAGGCTCTGGAAAGGAATCCCAAGAACCCGGAATTCATCTCCGGACTAGCCATTGCGAGCTACcggctggagacctggccactGCCTCAGAATCCCATCAACCCTCTGAGGCGGGCCATTCGGCTGAATCCTGACAACCAATATGTGAAAGTCCTTTTGGCTCTGAAACTTCAAAAgatgaaggaagaaggggaaggggagagtcTTATTGAGGAAGTGCTGGAGGAAACCTCATGTGCAACAGATGTGCTTTGCGGAGCAGCAAAACTGTATCAAAGAAAAGGAGCACTGGACAAAGCTGTCGAACTGCTAAAAAAGGCTCTAGAAGGCATGCCAAACAATGCCTACCTGCACTGGCATATTGGATGCCTCTATAGGACAAAAGTCCTCGACCTATTGCAGGACACAGGAAAGAATGAAATGTACgggaagagagagaagttagAAGAAGCCATGGGACAAgctgtgtatcatttaaagagAGTGGATGAGGCCAATGCAAACCTATCTTGTGTCTGCTCCTATCTGGCCTGCCTCTATGCCCAAGCAGGTCAGTACGACAAAGCAGAGCACTACTTCCAAAAAGAATTCAGCAAAGAGCTTTCTCCTGGAGCCAAACAAGTGCTCCATCTGCGTTATGGCAACTTCCAGCTgtatgaaatgaaaagagaagacaagGCCATCCATCATTTCATAGAGGGCATGAAAATAGAccagaaatcaaaggagaaagaaaagatgaaaaataagctGCAAAAAATTGCCTGTATCAGGCTTTCTAAAAACAGAACTGATTCCGTGGCCTTGCACCTGTTGGCGTTTCTTCAGGAGCTGAATGGAGAAATGCAGCCAGCAGAGAACTCTGAGAGGCATCTGGACTCTAGAAGCTTCATCCCCCCAGCATCTTTCGCTGAGGAATGA